In Myxococcales bacterium, the DNA window TTCTGGCTGCTCAAGTGGCAGGTCGAGCGCGGCGACGGGGACGAGGAGGACGCGGGCGACTTCATCGTCTATGGCGTGCTCGGTGTCTTGATCGGGTCCCGCTTGGGACACGTCATGTTCTACGACCTGGACAAGGCGCTCCGAGATCCGGTCTGGGTGCTGAAGATCTGGGAGGGCGGGTTGGCCAGCCACGGCGCGGTGCTCGGGCTGATCTTCGCCATGTACCTGTTCACCAAGCGGCGCGGCATTTCGTTCCTCGAAGGCTCGGATCGCTTTGCGTTCTCCGCCGCCCTCGGAGCCACCCTGGTTCGCGTCGGCAACTGGTTCAACTCCGAGATCGTCGGCAAGCTCACGGATCAGACCTGGGGTGTGCGTCTGCCGCGCTTCGACCGTGTCCCGGACCCGCCGCTTCGCCATCCAAGCCAGCTCTACGAGGTGGTGCTGGGGCTCCTGGTGCTCGGCGCGCTCTACCTCTGGGACAAGAAGCTCGGCAAAGAGCAGCGCCCGCGGGGTGCGCTGATCTCCATGTTCTTCCTGCTCTACTTCCCGGGGCGCTTTGTGGTCGAGTTCTTCAAGGAGCACCAGACCCACGAACCCACGCCGTTCATGACGATGGGTCAGTGGCTGAGCATTCCGGGCGCGCTGCTCGGCGCGTACGGCCTGCACTGGGCGTTCAAGAACAAACTGCCGGTCGGTTGGGTGTCCCGGTACGACGACGAGGACGACGACGACGACGACGACGAGGACGAGGACGAGGACGAGGACGAGGACGAGGACGACGACGACGACGACGACGACGACGCGCCGGCCGAGGGTGCGCGGGCCGGGAAAAAGGCCGCAAAGCCCGCCGCGGACGACGACGATGACGACGACGACGACGACGATGACGAGTCAGTGAGCTCCGGTGCACGGGCCAAGAAGGCCGAGCCCAAGAAGGCCGAGCCCAAGAAGGCCGAGCCCAAGAAGGCCGAGCCCAAGAAGGCCGAGCCGGACGATGACGACGATGACGATGACGACGACGACAACGACGATGACGACAACGACGATGACGACGACGACGACGACGACGACAAGAAGTAGCTAGTCCGACGTCGGGCTCGAGCCTGCTGCAGGCGCTTCGAGTCGCGGTAACACCACCGCCTCCAATTCCTTCGACAGCTCGTTCCAGCCTTTCGGCGGAGCGAGCAGATCGAACTCCTTGGCACAAGGCCGGGTGTCCCAGCCTCGCATCAACCGGTCGGCTGTCTTCAGCGCGTCGCCGCCGCTGTTGCCGGTCAAGCGCGAGTACACGTAGACCCGCGCTGCCACCCCCAGCACGTTGAGTGGACAGGTCTTCTGACGTTCGGTCGCTCGTTTCACTCGTTCGGCGTCCCGCTCGGCAAGTTTGAAACGCTCACGATAGAGCGGCGCAAACAGCTTCAAATCGCGCGCGAACTTCTGCCCATCCCAGCGCTCGACGCCGCGCACATCGACCAAGAGCGCACCGGCGGGGCCGCACGAGACGCGGGAGCAGGGTGCGATGGACAGCTGTGCGAGGCGCACCTCGAACTCCGGCACACCGTCAGCATCTTCGTCCCGCATGCAGGTTGGACACTCCGGGTGCGCTTTGGCGGCCTGAAATGAGTCCGCTTTCGTCAGCTCGAGCACCAGCGGACGCGCAACCCCACAGTTGGCCCCGCAGGGTGTCAGGTGAATCACCACCGATTTCGAGCCATCGCCGCGCAGGTCCCAGAGCAGCGAGCCCCGGCGGGTCTTCATCACGTCGATCAGCCCGCTCTCGGTCGACACCACCTGGTAAGGACCGGCCCCCACCGCGT includes these proteins:
- the lgt gene encoding prolipoprotein diacylglyceryl transferase produces the protein MPKFTWDVDPILAHLGPISLRWYSLLFVAVFLGGFWLLKWQVERGDGDEEDAGDFIVYGVLGVLIGSRLGHVMFYDLDKALRDPVWVLKIWEGGLASHGAVLGLIFAMYLFTKRRGISFLEGSDRFAFSAALGATLVRVGNWFNSEIVGKLTDQTWGVRLPRFDRVPDPPLRHPSQLYEVVLGLLVLGALYLWDKKLGKEQRPRGALISMFFLLYFPGRFVVEFFKEHQTHEPTPFMTMGQWLSIPGALLGAYGLHWAFKNKLPVGWVSRYDDEDDDDDDDEDEDEDEDEDEDDDDDDDDDAPAEGARAGKKAAKPAADDDDDDDDDDDDESVSSGARAKKAEPKKAEPKKAEPKKAEPKKAEPDDDDDDDDDDDNDDDDNDDDDDDDDDDKK